In the genome of Cystobacter ferrugineus, one region contains:
- a CDS encoding DEAD/DEAH box helicase, protein MPQENGSGGPRGGRGPGGAPGQGPRRDGPGGFSFGDREGGRGGGRGRGRDREEGPVGPGQRVIAELSVLEKALGKNDLAAEKQPLESIVRSLRALRAKSLDDLELNVRGRLITTLLRVQRQTKPPAPEAAPAAEAGSAPAEAPAETAPAEGQASPAASGEGAEAAAGGAPAAPAVDPAKEKFQAYTDVLYLVGRAWRAAGDQERAAAAFGLSGRQPEPEREEPAARPAAERPAGERRERREGRGEGERRERRERPEGERRERRERPEGERRERRERRERPERPEGERRQPLPELTGDWQEQSKQLEGMGRTRDAARMHERNNSFTEAARLFEAGGDIRSALRCALAGKDNDAARRLMATVPAEQLTQVLEKAGAYELLMEVYIGKGDFENVARLYERARQFDQAALAYERAGKLSLARKAYERSRDFASANRIRDLEVKALVERGDRLGAATLLVAAGRRQDAVEVLGSLPPPKAFYFLQRLKLEDEAKTLAQKELARAEAENKPAGRARWLELLGESATAAALYEEIGRKEKALGLYELIGHLPKAASLAEELQLRDRAVALYTKLGDEAGVQRAQALPATPPARQPAEAAAAAEEAEDAAVGQAPTAEQSSSAPTTDGQESQ, encoded by the coding sequence GTGCCTCAGGAGAATGGAAGCGGTGGGCCGCGCGGTGGACGGGGCCCGGGTGGTGCGCCCGGTCAGGGTCCTCGCCGGGATGGCCCGGGTGGTTTTTCATTTGGTGACCGCGAAGGCGGGCGGGGAGGTGGCCGGGGTCGGGGCCGGGATCGCGAGGAAGGACCGGTCGGTCCCGGACAGCGCGTCATCGCCGAGCTGAGCGTCCTGGAGAAGGCGCTGGGCAAGAACGACCTCGCCGCCGAGAAGCAGCCCCTGGAGTCGATCGTCCGCTCGCTGCGCGCCCTGCGCGCGAAGTCGCTCGACGATCTGGAGCTCAACGTGAGGGGCCGGCTCATCACCACGCTGCTGCGCGTGCAGCGGCAGACCAAGCCGCCCGCTCCCGAGGCGGCTCCGGCGGCGGAGGCGGGTTCCGCTCCCGCCGAGGCTCCGGCCGAGACCGCTCCCGCCGAGGGACAGGCCTCTCCCGCGGCTTCCGGTGAGGGCGCGGAGGCGGCCGCCGGTGGCGCGCCCGCGGCGCCCGCGGTGGATCCGGCCAAGGAGAAGTTCCAGGCCTACACGGACGTGCTCTACCTCGTGGGCCGCGCCTGGCGTGCCGCGGGAGATCAGGAGCGTGCCGCGGCGGCCTTCGGCCTGAGTGGCCGTCAGCCCGAGCCGGAGCGCGAGGAGCCCGCCGCGCGTCCCGCGGCGGAACGTCCCGCGGGTGAGCGCCGGGAGCGTCGCGAGGGCCGGGGTGAGGGTGAGCGCCGGGAGCGCCGCGAGCGTCCCGAGGGTGAGCGCCGGGAGCGCCGCGAGCGTCCCGAGGGTGAGCGCCGGGAGCGCCGGGAGCGCCGGGAGCGTCCCGAGCGTCCCGAGGGTGAGCGCCGGCAGCCCCTGCCGGAGCTGACGGGAGACTGGCAGGAGCAGTCCAAGCAGCTCGAGGGCATGGGCCGCACCCGTGACGCGGCGCGCATGCACGAGCGCAACAACTCCTTCACCGAGGCCGCGCGCCTCTTCGAGGCGGGGGGCGACATCCGCAGTGCCCTGCGCTGCGCGCTGGCGGGCAAGGACAACGACGCCGCCCGGCGCCTCATGGCGACGGTGCCCGCGGAGCAGCTGACCCAGGTGCTCGAGAAGGCGGGGGCGTACGAGCTGCTGATGGAGGTCTACATCGGCAAGGGCGACTTCGAGAACGTCGCCCGGCTGTACGAGCGGGCCCGTCAGTTCGACCAGGCGGCGCTCGCCTACGAGCGCGCGGGGAAGCTGTCGCTGGCGCGCAAGGCGTACGAGCGCTCGCGTGACTTCGCGTCCGCCAACCGCATCCGGGACCTGGAGGTGAAGGCCCTGGTGGAGCGTGGGGACCGGTTGGGCGCCGCCACGCTGCTGGTGGCCGCCGGCCGCCGGCAGGACGCGGTGGAGGTGCTCGGCTCGCTCCCGCCGCCCAAGGCCTTCTACTTCCTGCAGCGGCTGAAGCTGGAGGACGAGGCCAAGACGCTCGCCCAGAAGGAGCTGGCGCGCGCCGAGGCGGAGAACAAGCCGGCCGGCCGCGCCCGGTGGCTGGAACTGCTCGGCGAGTCGGCCACGGCCGCCGCGCTCTACGAGGAGATCGGCCGCAAGGAGAAGGCCCTCGGGTTGTACGAGCTCATCGGCCACCTGCCCAAGGCCGCCTCGCTCGCCGAGGAGTTGCAGCTGCGCGACCGGGCCGTGGCTCTATACACGAAGCTGGGTGACGAGGCGGGCGTGCAGCGCGCCCAGGCCCTGCCAGCCACGCCCCCCGCACGGCAGCCGGCGGAAGCCGCCGCCGCGGCCGAGGAAGCGGAGGATGCGGCGGTGGGACAGGCTCCTACTGCCGAGCAGAGCTCGTCCGCTCCTACTACGGACGGGCAAGAAAGCCAGTAA
- the cglE gene encoding adventurous gliding motility protein CglE: MKALRPFVVCAALALPALANAQAAGDRPAETFEEIERGLYFSVLGGPLFIVNPPASSGPRPFSPGQMAEVELGVDIGDRLSIGLFLRGAVNRAGSDYTGYSNGNASGDFSSLVPGAVAHVRLVSFPDAQDVPRTWFYVRGGAGYALFWPKALLPESDILVFAGPGVEYYTRLRHFSIGVEVTASFFVKSQSFGFALTPNLRYAF, translated from the coding sequence ATGAAAGCCCTCCGCCCTTTTGTCGTTTGCGCCGCACTCGCCCTTCCCGCGCTCGCGAATGCGCAGGCCGCTGGTGACCGTCCCGCCGAGACCTTCGAGGAAATCGAGCGGGGTCTGTACTTCTCGGTCCTCGGTGGTCCTCTCTTCATCGTCAATCCGCCCGCGTCCTCCGGACCCCGGCCCTTCTCGCCCGGACAGATGGCCGAGGTGGAGCTGGGCGTGGACATCGGTGATCGCCTGTCGATCGGGCTCTTCCTCCGAGGCGCCGTCAACCGGGCCGGCTCGGATTACACGGGCTACTCCAACGGGAATGCCTCGGGTGACTTCTCCTCGCTGGTGCCCGGTGCCGTGGCGCACGTGCGCCTGGTGAGCTTCCCCGACGCGCAGGACGTGCCGCGCACGTGGTTCTACGTGCGAGGCGGCGCGGGCTATGCCCTGTTCTGGCCGAAAGCGCTCCTGCCGGAGTCCGACATTCTGGTATTCGCCGGACCGGGAGTGGAGTACTACACGCGCCTCCGGCACTTCTCGATTGGTGTCGAGGTGACGGCGAGCTTCTTCGTCAAGTCTCAGTCTTTCGGGTTCGCGCTGACGCCGAACCTTCGCTACGCGTTCTAG
- the gltG gene encoding adventurous gliding motility protein GltG produces MPVPLTLRVFKGDTLVTSKDFERDIIKIGRLASAHLCLDDEKVSRIHSVIEVASDGSLSIIDMGSVEGTYVNGKRVNKGQLSFGDEIKVGGTTIRLEDTTAIAAANLASAAASTAPVVAAPIAPQPDAALAAGLAQAAISPARAATPAPVAAATPAPVAAAPAPAPVAAPQAVAQPVAAAHEAPAEQPAPRVRRVPSKSKGPVGLGLHFMWGDQRVGDFFIAPGQKRSFSVGSAKGVDFIMGDSKLGGERFEVMRTDGQSFTVLFTGKMKGEFVRKGETLDLKAVIESGKASHEGDSYAITLKDDDFLSVDLGGVTLEACFESVPKRAFAPLGESVDFAVINIFLVLFFIASLFVISASNLAAAGDAYADELAGSNSRIAKLIVKPPDTQKNKFLEKLNEQKAEKAAKKEAAKKKDDTQKVVKETPKTATQAKPDRKAEAKNMAAKIFGGKGGAASLFGGGLSNNLKGAMGNMFAGKTAATSFGGLGLKGGGGGGAGSTDVVGIGTVGTKGRGGGMGSYGSATGSLGGTKQSVEVGIAAEEATVSGSLDKELVRQVIQRNRGQIRFCYESLLNRFPKLGGKVAIRFTIATEGNVVTSSVAQSTAGNSELEQCVAGRVRTWTFPKPKGGGSVVVTYPFIFKAAGE; encoded by the coding sequence ATGCCTGTGCCTTTGACACTCCGGGTCTTCAAGGGTGACACCCTCGTCACCTCGAAGGACTTCGAGCGCGACATCATCAAGATTGGCCGTCTTGCCTCGGCGCACCTGTGCCTGGACGACGAGAAGGTCAGCCGTATCCACTCCGTCATCGAGGTGGCCTCCGACGGCAGCCTGTCCATCATCGACATGGGCAGCGTCGAGGGCACCTACGTCAACGGCAAGCGGGTCAACAAGGGCCAGCTGTCGTTCGGCGATGAGATCAAGGTGGGTGGCACCACCATCCGCCTGGAGGACACCACGGCCATCGCCGCGGCCAACCTGGCCTCGGCCGCCGCGAGCACCGCGCCCGTCGTGGCGGCTCCCATCGCCCCCCAGCCGGACGCGGCGCTCGCCGCCGGGCTGGCCCAGGCGGCCATCTCTCCGGCTCGCGCCGCGACGCCCGCTCCCGTGGCCGCCGCGACGCCCGCTCCCGTGGCCGCCGCTCCTGCTCCCGCTCCGGTCGCGGCTCCCCAGGCCGTGGCCCAGCCGGTGGCCGCCGCGCACGAGGCGCCGGCCGAGCAGCCCGCGCCCCGCGTGCGCCGGGTGCCCTCCAAGTCCAAGGGGCCGGTCGGCCTGGGCCTGCACTTCATGTGGGGCGACCAGCGCGTGGGCGACTTCTTCATCGCGCCGGGCCAGAAGCGCTCCTTCTCCGTGGGCAGCGCCAAGGGCGTCGACTTCATCATGGGCGACTCCAAGCTGGGCGGCGAGCGCTTCGAGGTGATGCGCACGGACGGCCAGTCCTTCACGGTGCTCTTCACGGGCAAGATGAAGGGCGAGTTCGTGCGCAAGGGCGAGACGCTGGACCTCAAGGCGGTCATCGAGTCCGGCAAGGCCTCGCACGAGGGTGACTCCTACGCGATCACCCTCAAGGACGACGACTTCCTGTCGGTGGACCTGGGCGGTGTGACGCTCGAGGCCTGCTTCGAGTCCGTGCCCAAGCGCGCCTTCGCGCCGCTGGGCGAGTCGGTGGACTTCGCCGTCATCAACATCTTCCTGGTGCTCTTCTTCATCGCGTCGCTGTTCGTCATCAGCGCGTCCAACCTGGCCGCGGCCGGGGACGCCTACGCGGATGAGCTCGCGGGCAGCAACTCGCGCATCGCCAAGCTCATCGTGAAGCCTCCCGATACGCAGAAGAACAAGTTCCTCGAGAAGCTCAACGAGCAGAAGGCGGAGAAGGCGGCCAAGAAGGAAGCGGCCAAGAAGAAGGACGACACCCAGAAGGTGGTGAAGGAGACGCCCAAGACGGCGACTCAGGCCAAGCCCGACAGGAAGGCCGAGGCCAAGAACATGGCCGCCAAGATCTTCGGCGGCAAGGGTGGCGCCGCGAGCCTCTTCGGTGGCGGTCTGAGCAACAACCTCAAGGGTGCCATGGGCAACATGTTCGCCGGGAAGACGGCCGCGACCAGCTTCGGCGGTCTCGGCCTCAAGGGCGGCGGTGGTGGCGGTGCCGGTTCCACGGACGTGGTGGGCATCGGCACGGTCGGCACCAAGGGCCGTGGTGGCGGCATGGGCTCTTATGGTTCCGCCACCGGTAGCCTCGGCGGCACCAAGCAGAGCGTGGAAGTGGGCATCGCGGCCGAGGAGGCCACGGTGAGCGGCTCGCTCGACAAGGAGCTCGTACGCCAGGTCATCCAGCGCAACCGCGGGCAGATCCGCTTCTGCTACGAGAGCCTGCTCAACCGCTTCCCGAAGCTGGGCGGCAAGGTGGCCATCCGCTTCACCATCGCCACCGAGGGCAACGTGGTCACCTCCTCCGTGGCCCAGTCCACCGCGGGCAACTCGGAGCTGGAGCAGTGCGTGGCCGGCCGCGTGCGCACCTGGACGTTCCCCAAGCCCAAGGGCGGTGGCTCCGTGGTCGTCACCTACCCGTTCATCTTCAAGGCGGCCGGAGAGTAA
- the cglF gene encoding adventurous gliding motility protein CglF, whose amino-acid sequence MRKLLMLCGMLIVTPALAQDEDSPPPTRDAGGGKAGKGGPQTIDFEDDTIEGDLTKPDGEYVEARKKVAHSNLIRIREDFEDKVMQSVGEL is encoded by the coding sequence ATGCGCAAGCTCCTGATGCTGTGTGGGATGTTGATCGTGACGCCGGCCCTCGCCCAGGACGAGGACTCCCCGCCCCCGACGAGGGATGCCGGTGGCGGAAAGGCGGGCAAGGGTGGCCCGCAGACCATCGACTTCGAGGATGACACCATCGAGGGTGACCTCACCAAGCCCGATGGCGAGTACGTCGAGGCGCGCAAGAAGGTCGCGCATTCCAACCTCATCCGCATCCGCGAGGACTTCGAGGACAAGGTGATGCAGTCGGTCGGCGAGCTGTGA
- the gltE gene encoding adventurous gliding motility TPR repeat lipoprotein GltE, with the protein MNRPSTNHPSMMRSLLVAVTAALFAAGCAGTNASKQSVVDTGKTTKSNEPQSISNRAKLLFEDALSAYEAQKKGGAIDYPSLERKFKTALDADNGLAEAQYNLGVLAERQGKASEAVAHYQAALKTKPTLRQAAENLAVMAQNAGDVPGAVNLYQGILKMYPDDANSRARLAEIYRQTGDHDKAMEFSRAALMREPQSVTAYKVMMRSYLERKQLAMAKLVALRALKIDQNDPELHHTIGLILMQEEKKDEARLEFKRAVEVRADYVPSHVMLAQLALEVENYPGAEEHLRRVLQADSKNAPAHLNLGVALKGQGQYDKAMQEYDEAEKLDPNLAAIYFNRAVLLHRNKGAPDRAVELYKKYIALSGSEVGLNAEHPIFGLLREAESIVQAQRDAVLAEEQAKKLEELQKQQQELMKAEEAKQGGAVTPAGGAPAQQPAAVQPASGVQPGAPAQKPADNAAQSANPPQADPAEPSDDIF; encoded by the coding sequence ATGAATCGCCCCTCGACGAATCACCCTTCCATGATGCGCTCACTCCTCGTGGCCGTGACCGCGGCGCTGTTCGCCGCGGGTTGCGCGGGCACCAACGCCAGCAAGCAGTCGGTCGTGGACACCGGCAAGACGACCAAGTCCAACGAGCCGCAGTCCATCTCCAACCGCGCCAAGCTCCTCTTCGAGGACGCGCTCTCGGCGTATGAGGCCCAGAAGAAGGGCGGCGCCATCGACTACCCGTCGCTCGAGCGCAAGTTCAAGACCGCGCTGGACGCGGACAACGGGCTGGCCGAGGCCCAGTACAACCTCGGGGTGCTCGCCGAGCGCCAGGGCAAGGCCTCGGAGGCCGTGGCCCACTACCAGGCCGCCCTCAAGACCAAGCCCACGCTGCGCCAGGCCGCGGAGAACCTGGCGGTGATGGCGCAGAACGCCGGCGACGTGCCCGGCGCGGTGAACCTCTACCAGGGCATCCTCAAGATGTACCCGGACGACGCGAACAGTCGCGCGCGCCTGGCGGAGATCTACCGGCAGACGGGCGACCACGACAAGGCGATGGAGTTCTCGCGCGCCGCCCTCATGCGCGAGCCCCAGTCCGTCACCGCCTACAAGGTGATGATGCGCAGCTACCTGGAGCGCAAGCAGCTCGCCATGGCCAAGCTCGTGGCCCTGCGCGCGCTGAAGATCGACCAGAACGATCCCGAACTGCACCACACCATCGGTCTCATCCTCATGCAGGAGGAGAAGAAGGACGAGGCGCGCCTGGAGTTCAAGCGCGCCGTCGAGGTGCGCGCCGACTACGTGCCCTCGCACGTGATGCTGGCGCAGCTCGCCCTGGAGGTGGAGAACTACCCCGGCGCCGAGGAGCACCTGCGCCGCGTGCTCCAGGCCGACAGCAAGAACGCTCCCGCGCACCTCAACCTGGGCGTGGCCCTCAAGGGCCAGGGCCAGTACGACAAGGCGATGCAGGAGTACGACGAGGCCGAGAAGCTCGACCCGAACCTGGCCGCCATCTACTTCAACCGCGCCGTGTTGCTGCACCGCAACAAGGGCGCTCCGGACCGGGCCGTGGAGCTGTACAAGAAGTACATCGCCCTGTCCGGCAGTGAGGTGGGCCTCAACGCCGAGCACCCCATCTTCGGGCTGCTGCGCGAGGCGGAGTCCATCGTCCAGGCCCAGCGCGACGCCGTCCTCGCGGAGGAGCAGGCCAAGAAGCTCGAGGAACTGCAGAAGCAGCAGCAGGAACTCATGAAGGCCGAGGAGGCCAAGCAGGGAGGCGCGGTCACCCCCGCCGGGGGCGCGCCGGCCCAGCAGCCCGCGGCCGTCCAGCCCGCGTCGGGCGTCCAGCCCGGGGCGCCCGCACAGAAGCCCGCCGACAATGCCGCACAGTCGGCGAATCCGCCCCAGGCGGATCCAGCGGAGCCGTCTGACGACATCTTCTAG
- a CDS encoding tetratricopeptide repeat protein, producing the protein MRRTLLLSLLLLATAAPAQDKKSPRDASLGKKSSTAVIDKSLAGDISRKKEKAEAAAPALQYDQFRLGVEGQVASKRREQIESLKKIISLSADSKEQPSLLFRLGELYWEESKYYFFEANRKDDDLLVAMNANDAAGQSKAKAAKAELLTRSKQYGKLALEQYTKIVQNYPDFERSDEVLFFLGTNLMEDGQERKALVAFKRLIEKFPQSKYIPDTYFAFGEYYFNSSKGKRQDLERALAAYKKAAEFTESQVYAFALYKQGWCHFNLADYQNAKDKWKAVVLYGELAGPAAGTDKDAPVNKKGNSLVREARQDYVRAYAREGDVMLAREDFSKVATNPDDRFGMMRSLANLYYADGKDREAAITYNSLIKEKPLSPEAPGFQGRIVDIVLRMGNKERTVTQVRRLVKIMKEVEGSGVIKEEKDKKALADAKDLAERTLSNLAVTWHNEAKKTREEATFGYADMIYSDYLTLFPDSPKAYDLRFFWAELLNDNLQKYDKAAANYTLVTLQDVKLLEAKDEQGNPKPGKPGKWLTNAAYNAVLAYDEMVKDAESKGLFKDDVSKDIRKKATIPQARKDLLEACERYLKYVPKGDKRVEIAFKAANIYYRHNHFDEAVLRFSEIALGSPEYKFDTGERAGEVAANLVLDSYNLLEDWAKVNEWARRFYNNDKLATGKFRDELSKVIEQSAFKLVSALEAKGQFAKAAEAYLSFVADFPQTEIADVALFNASVDYYKAKMLDKAIQVRKDIIERYPTSRFVPECIYNNAEALEAIGDFRESGDVYEQYVDGYEASKNGTSVARAAPAKKPAKGKKGKGKGKDVVVSTRSGAPQKWEESKAQVALFNAATYREGLGEYKAALALRERYLTLWPKAKDAEEVFLSTVDLHEKSGNYFKAMSLLEEYERQYQSKPSKFLMAEGRIVDIYENKLQRPRDTERLYGRILKYYEDLPRRLQQSLEKSALPAVARAQFRSVEPDYQYFSRLKLSWGSPPSPDKLKASIANKNNSREVVEKKYVQTVSIGAPEPAICALHRLGMVYDNFADKISNAPMPPGIDEETEGALREEFGNQALPLKEKAAEAFTTAVAKSQELSVYNDCAAESLKMLRTTYRPEQFPMMVEEKVALTKGRDLAIGGDLLAAIQDIPPPVVEETEGEKDKTQEVVEDVSDLAKRLQQQTATQVDAPAAPTKEGTPKSKAGTDDQEPEDFL; encoded by the coding sequence ATGCGCCGTACGCTTCTTCTCAGCCTCCTGCTCCTGGCCACAGCGGCCCCCGCGCAGGACAAGAAATCTCCGCGCGACGCCAGTCTTGGCAAGAAGAGCAGCACCGCGGTGATCGACAAGTCGCTCGCGGGTGACATCAGCCGCAAGAAGGAGAAGGCGGAGGCCGCCGCTCCCGCGCTGCAGTACGATCAATTCCGTCTGGGCGTGGAGGGGCAGGTGGCCTCCAAGCGGCGCGAGCAGATCGAGTCGCTCAAGAAGATCATCTCCCTGTCGGCGGACTCGAAGGAGCAGCCCTCGCTGCTCTTCCGCCTGGGTGAGTTGTACTGGGAAGAGTCGAAGTACTACTTCTTCGAGGCCAACCGGAAGGACGACGATCTCCTCGTCGCCATGAACGCCAACGACGCGGCGGGCCAGTCGAAGGCGAAGGCGGCCAAGGCGGAGCTGCTCACGCGCTCCAAGCAGTACGGCAAGCTCGCGCTCGAGCAATACACGAAGATCGTCCAGAACTATCCGGACTTCGAGCGCTCGGACGAGGTGCTCTTCTTCCTGGGCACCAACCTCATGGAGGATGGCCAGGAGCGCAAGGCGCTGGTGGCCTTCAAGCGCCTCATCGAGAAGTTCCCCCAGTCCAAGTACATCCCGGACACCTACTTCGCCTTCGGCGAGTACTACTTCAACAGCTCCAAGGGTAAGCGCCAGGATCTGGAGAGGGCGCTCGCGGCCTACAAGAAGGCCGCCGAGTTCACCGAGAGCCAGGTGTACGCCTTCGCCCTCTACAAGCAGGGCTGGTGCCACTTCAACCTGGCGGACTACCAGAACGCCAAGGACAAGTGGAAGGCGGTGGTGCTCTACGGCGAGCTGGCCGGCCCGGCCGCGGGCACGGACAAGGACGCGCCGGTGAACAAGAAGGGCAACTCGCTGGTGCGCGAGGCCCGTCAGGACTACGTGCGCGCCTACGCCCGCGAGGGTGACGTGATGCTCGCGCGCGAGGACTTCTCCAAGGTCGCCACCAATCCCGACGATCGCTTCGGGATGATGAGGAGCCTGGCCAACCTCTACTACGCGGACGGCAAGGACCGCGAGGCGGCCATCACCTACAACTCCCTCATCAAGGAGAAGCCCCTCTCCCCCGAGGCGCCTGGCTTCCAGGGCCGCATCGTCGACATCGTTCTGCGCATGGGCAACAAGGAGCGCACCGTCACCCAGGTGCGCCGGCTCGTGAAGATCATGAAGGAGGTCGAGGGCTCGGGCGTCATCAAGGAGGAGAAGGACAAGAAGGCGCTGGCCGACGCGAAGGACCTGGCCGAGCGCACCCTGTCCAACCTGGCCGTCACCTGGCACAACGAGGCGAAGAAGACGCGCGAGGAGGCCACGTTCGGCTACGCCGACATGATCTACTCGGACTACCTCACGCTCTTCCCGGATAGCCCCAAGGCGTACGACCTGCGCTTCTTCTGGGCGGAACTGCTCAACGACAACCTGCAGAAGTACGACAAGGCCGCGGCCAACTACACCCTCGTCACCCTGCAGGACGTGAAGCTGCTGGAGGCCAAGGACGAGCAGGGCAACCCCAAGCCGGGCAAGCCGGGCAAGTGGCTCACCAACGCCGCGTACAACGCCGTGCTCGCCTATGACGAGATGGTGAAGGACGCGGAGAGCAAGGGCCTCTTCAAGGACGACGTCAGCAAGGACATCCGCAAGAAGGCCACCATCCCCCAGGCCCGCAAGGACCTGCTCGAGGCGTGCGAGCGCTACCTGAAGTACGTGCCCAAGGGTGACAAGCGGGTGGAGATCGCCTTCAAGGCGGCCAACATCTACTACCGCCACAACCACTTCGACGAGGCGGTGCTGCGCTTCAGCGAGATCGCGCTCGGCTCGCCCGAGTACAAGTTCGACACCGGCGAGCGCGCGGGCGAGGTGGCCGCCAACCTCGTGCTCGACTCGTACAACCTGCTCGAGGACTGGGCGAAGGTGAACGAGTGGGCGCGGCGCTTCTACAACAACGACAAGCTCGCCACGGGCAAGTTCCGCGACGAACTGTCCAAGGTCATCGAGCAGTCGGCGTTCAAGCTGGTGAGCGCGCTCGAGGCCAAGGGCCAGTTCGCCAAGGCGGCCGAGGCCTACCTGTCCTTCGTGGCCGACTTCCCCCAGACGGAGATCGCCGACGTGGCGCTCTTCAACGCCTCGGTGGACTACTACAAGGCGAAGATGCTGGATAAGGCCATCCAGGTGCGCAAGGACATCATCGAGCGCTACCCCACGTCGCGCTTCGTGCCGGAGTGCATCTACAACAACGCGGAGGCGCTGGAGGCCATCGGTGACTTCCGCGAGTCCGGTGACGTGTACGAGCAGTACGTGGACGGCTACGAGGCGAGCAAGAACGGCACGTCCGTGGCGCGCGCGGCGCCCGCCAAGAAGCCCGCCAAGGGCAAGAAGGGCAAGGGCAAGGGCAAGGACGTGGTGGTCTCCACCAGGTCCGGCGCTCCCCAGAAGTGGGAGGAGTCCAAGGCCCAGGTGGCGCTGTTCAACGCGGCCACCTACCGCGAGGGTCTCGGCGAGTACAAGGCGGCACTCGCCCTGCGCGAGCGCTACCTGACGCTCTGGCCCAAGGCAAAGGACGCCGAGGAGGTGTTCCTCTCCACCGTCGACCTGCACGAGAAGTCGGGCAACTACTTCAAGGCCATGAGCCTGCTGGAGGAGTACGAGCGGCAGTACCAGAGCAAGCCGAGCAAGTTCCTGATGGCCGAGGGCCGCATCGTCGACATCTATGAGAACAAGCTCCAGCGCCCGCGTGACACCGAGCGCCTCTACGGCCGCATCCTCAAATACTACGAGGATCTGCCGCGCCGTCTGCAGCAGTCGCTGGAGAAGAGCGCGCTGCCGGCCGTGGCCCGCGCCCAGTTCCGCAGCGTGGAGCCGGACTACCAGTACTTCTCCCGCTTGAAGCTGTCCTGGGGCAGCCCGCCCAGCCCCGACAAGCTCAAGGCCTCCATCGCGAACAAGAACAACTCGCGCGAGGTGGTGGAGAAGAAGTACGTGCAGACGGTGTCGATCGGCGCCCCCGAGCCCGCCATCTGCGCCCTGCACCGCCTGGGCATGGTCTACGACAACTTCGCCGACAAGATCAGCAACGCCCCGATGCCGCCGGGCATCGACGAGGAGACCGAGGGCGCGCTGCGCGAGGAGTTCGGCAACCAGGCCCTGCCTCTCAAGGAGAAGGCCGCCGAGGCGTTCACCACGGCCGTGGCCAAGAGCCAGGAGCTGAGCGTCTACAACGACTGCGCGGCCGAGAGCCTCAAGATGCTGCGCACCACCTACCGTCCGGAGCAGTTCCCGATGATGGTGGAGGAGAAGGTGGCCCTGACCAAGGGTCGTGACCTGGCCATCGGCGGGGATCTGCTCGCCGCCATCCAGGACATCCCGCCCCCCGTGGTCGAGGAGACCGAGGGCGAGAAGGACAAGACGCAGGAAGTCGTCGAGGACGTGTCGGACCTCGCCAAGCGGCTTCAGCAGCAGACGGCTACCCAGGTTGATGCTCCGGCCGCGCCCACCAAGGAGGGCACGCCCAAGAGCAAGGCCGGCACGGACGACCAGGAACCCGAGGACTTCCTCTAA
- a CDS encoding ATP-binding protein, which yields MVSKVSGEVCGTCEGRTYVIERQGDRAHARVCSCSTRCPLCEGRGFSYEVREQTFSAKVGPKRYEVLVPCVCQHRARRVALFNEIGLPGVTSHASFENYRAANEAQDRARNLAMHFAHHFDKAGVNKGFMLSGPVGTGKTHLLAATLKHLVLEVGVAARYVEISLLYATIRRGFQEGKSGGEIIGPLSDVAVLAIDEMGKGRGSQFEMETLDELIARRYNAGRTTLFATNYSLEPERRASRSAAPPGYHRPAEDAKSALREQELLRERVGERIYSRLCEMCTFVEMPKDTPDRRRLIQEADMRPGPPTGARGPGR from the coding sequence ATGGTCAGCAAGGTGAGCGGCGAGGTGTGTGGTACGTGCGAGGGACGGACGTACGTCATCGAGCGTCAGGGAGACCGGGCCCACGCCCGGGTGTGCTCCTGCTCCACGCGCTGCCCCCTGTGTGAGGGCCGGGGCTTCTCGTACGAGGTGCGTGAGCAGACCTTCAGCGCCAAGGTGGGCCCCAAGCGCTACGAGGTGCTCGTGCCGTGCGTGTGCCAGCACCGCGCCAGGCGCGTGGCGCTCTTCAACGAGATCGGCCTGCCGGGGGTCACCTCGCACGCGAGCTTCGAGAACTACCGCGCCGCCAACGAGGCGCAGGATCGCGCGCGCAACCTGGCGATGCACTTCGCCCACCACTTCGACAAGGCGGGGGTGAACAAGGGCTTCATGCTGAGCGGTCCGGTGGGCACCGGCAAGACCCACCTGCTGGCCGCCACGCTCAAGCACCTGGTGCTCGAGGTGGGGGTGGCGGCGCGCTACGTGGAGATCTCCCTGCTCTACGCCACCATCCGGCGCGGCTTCCAGGAGGGCAAGAGCGGCGGGGAGATCATCGGCCCGCTGTCGGACGTGGCCGTGCTGGCCATCGACGAGATGGGCAAGGGACGCGGCAGCCAGTTCGAGATGGAGACGCTCGATGAGCTGATCGCCCGGCGCTACAACGCGGGCCGCACCACGCTCTTCGCGACGAACTACTCGCTGGAGCCAGAGCGCCGCGCCTCGCGCTCGGCGGCGCCTCCCGGCTACCACCGCCCCGCCGAGGATGCCAAGAGCGCCCTGCGCGAACAGGAGCTGCTGCGCGAGCGCGTGGGCGAGCGCATCTACAGCCGGTTGTGCGAGATGTGCACCTTCGTGGAGATGCCCAAGGACACGCCGGATCGGCGCCGGCTCATCCAGGAGGCCGACATGCGTCCGGGCCCTCCAACGGGCGCGCGCGGCCCGGGCCGCTGA